A genomic window from Hypomesus transpacificus isolate Combined female chromosome 15, fHypTra1, whole genome shotgun sequence includes:
- the thyn1 gene encoding thymocyte nuclear protein 1 — protein MPPKKRTRGNGNARTTKSRDDEQAVNDGQGEYSPSEEPGSRVRGKRKASTREMPKENVRTKEPPSRPQYCHWLMKSEPDSRFENGIDVKFGIEDLKAQPNQTGCWDGVRNYQARNFMRDMKEGQLAFFYHSNCKEPGVAGLMKVVKEAYVDHTQFDKKDVHYDPSSTLDNPKWSMVDIHFERMMKRFIPLSELKKYHQQHKAKGGPLKDMSLFTRARLSVQPLTTEEFDFVLSLENQERS, from the exons ATGCCACCTAAGAAAAGGACACGTGGGAATGGGAATGCAAGAACAACAAAGTCAC GGGACGATGAGCAGGCAGTAAATGATGGCCAGGGGGAGTACTCACCTTCAGAAGAGCCTGGCTCAAGAGTCAGAGGTAAAAGAAAGGCATCGACCCGTGAGATGCCTAAGGAGAATGTAAGAACAAAAGAACCCCCTAGCCGTCCACAGTACTGCCACTGGTTGATGAAGTCAGAGCCTGACAGTCGGTTTGAAAACGGCATAGATGTGAAG TTTGGCATTGAAGATCTGAAGGCTCAACCAAACCAAACCGGGTGCTGGGACGGTGTCAGAAACTATCAA GCACGCAACTTCATGAGAGACATGAAAGAAGGACAGCTTGCCTTCTTTTACCACAGCAACTGTAAAGAGCCTGGAGTAGCTGGTCTAATGAAA GTCGTAAAGGAAGCATACGTGGACCACACTCAGTTTGATAAGAAAGATGTCCATTATGATCCCTCCAGCACGCTAGACAATCCCAAATGGAGTATG GTGGACATTCACTTTGAAAGGATGATGAAGCGTTTTATCCCTCTGTCAGAGCTAAAAAAGTACCACCAGCAGCACAAGGCTAAAGGAGGGCCGCTGAAGGACATGTCTCTGTTCACAAGAGCAAGACTTTCCGTCCAACCCCTTACTACTG AGGAATTTGATTTTGTCTTGAGTTTGGAGAATCAAGAGCGGTCTTGA